Proteins encoded in a region of the Suncus etruscus isolate mSunEtr1 chromosome 1, mSunEtr1.pri.cur, whole genome shotgun sequence genome:
- the LOC126018984 gene encoding transmembrane ascorbate-dependent reductase CYB561: MESPASTAPVPRALPYFVAFSQLLGLTVVATTGAWLGMYRGGIAWASSLQFNVHPLCMVIGLIFLQGDALLVYRVFRNETKRTTKVLHGLLHVLALIIALVGLVAVFDYHRKKGYPDLYSLHSWCGLLVFVLYFMQWLVGFSFFLFPGASFSLRSRYRAQHIFFGATIFLFSVGTALLGLKEALLFKLGTKYSTFEPEGVLGNVLGLLLVAFSLAVLYALTRSDWRRPAHEEEQALSMDFKTLTEGDSPGSSQ, from the exons ATGGAGAGCCCAGCCAGCACAGCCcctgtccccagagcactgccctaCTTCGTGGCCTTCTCCCAGCTGCTGGGCCTGACTGTGGTGGCCACCACTGGTGCCTGGCTGGGCATGTACCGTGGTGGCATCGCCTGGGCGAGCTCGCTACAGTTCAACGTGCACCCGCTCTGCATGGTCATCGGCCTGATTTTCCTGCAGGGTGATG CCCTGCTGGTGTACCGGGTCTTCAGGAACGAGACCAAACGCACGACCAAAGTTCTGCATGGGCTGCTGCATGTCCTGGCCTTGATCATCGCCCTAGTGG GTCTGGTGGCAGTGTTTGACTACCACCGGAAGAAGGGCTACCCCGATCTGTATAGCCTGCACAGCTGGTGTGGCCTCCTGGTCTTCGTGCTTTACTTCATGCAG TGGCTTGTGGGCTTTAGCTTCTTCCTGTTCCCTGGAGCCTCCTTCTCGCTACGGAGCCGCTACCGGGCCCAGCACATCTTCTTCGGGGCCACCATCTTCCTATTCTCGGTGGGCACCGCTCTGCTAGGCCTGAAGGAGGCGCTGCTGTTCAAGCTGGG GACCAAGTACAGCACCTTTGAGCCTGAGGGCGTGCTGGGCAACGTGCTGGGCCTGCTACTGGTGGCCTTCAGCCTGGCTGTGCTCTACGCCCTGACACGCAGCGACTGGCGTCGGCCGGCCCACGAGGAGGAGCAGGCTCTGTCCATGGACTTCAAGACGCTGACAGAGGGCGACAGCCCTGGCTCTTCCCAGTGA